In Streptomyces sp. NBC_00654, a single genomic region encodes these proteins:
- a CDS encoding ParA family protein → MAEVRVQFAQKGGVGKTLVGMNLAAINAQAYGRDENGDAQVAVAVWDPQSDALWWANRMADQPFDVINIAHDMEAINDLKDWPYRYVYVDTPGFIPLKPEQVEAGMDPLSEEPLGDMLRAILDQATHVIVPMLTEPQSFNATWRTIELVLKPYGKDFTVVINNWPPQEGEVYVDDTRNFCADNDWPVAQTVIRRYRIHTNASANGQVCTQYKTNQVALQARLDFMALANELSLHSTDRLHDELVALRAQLARKTPKQKAPKDEVKA, encoded by the coding sequence GTGGCTGAAGTCCGCGTTCAGTTCGCCCAGAAGGGCGGGGTCGGTAAGACCCTCGTCGGAATGAACCTCGCCGCCATAAACGCCCAGGCATACGGCCGTGACGAGAACGGTGACGCTCAAGTGGCGGTGGCCGTCTGGGACCCCCAGTCGGATGCCCTGTGGTGGGCGAACCGTATGGCCGACCAGCCCTTCGACGTCATCAACATCGCCCATGACATGGAGGCGATCAACGACCTCAAGGACTGGCCGTACCGGTACGTGTACGTCGACACTCCCGGCTTCATCCCGCTGAAGCCGGAGCAGGTGGAGGCTGGCATGGACCCGCTGTCGGAAGAGCCGCTGGGTGACATGCTCCGCGCGATCCTCGATCAGGCCACTCATGTCATCGTGCCGATGCTCACGGAACCGCAGTCCTTCAACGCCACATGGCGCACGATCGAGCTGGTGCTCAAGCCGTACGGCAAGGACTTCACCGTGGTCATCAACAACTGGCCGCCCCAGGAGGGTGAGGTCTATGTCGATGACACCCGGAACTTCTGTGCTGACAACGACTGGCCGGTCGCCCAGACGGTGATCCGGCGCTACCGCATCCACACGAACGCGTCGGCCAACGGGCAGGTCTGCACGCAGTACAAGACCAACCAGGTGGCATTGCAGGCTCGCTTGGACTTCATGGCCCTGGCCAACGAGCTGTCCCTCCACAGCACTGACCGGCTTCATGACGAGCTGGTGGCGCTCCGCGCGCAGTTGGCCAGGAAGACCCCGAAGCAGAAGGCGCCGAAGGATGAGGTGAAGGCGTAA